Genomic window (Streptosporangium brasiliense):
TCCCTGGTGCGCTTTTTGCCCTTTTGGCTCCGACTGGAGACGATGTCGCGCGTGCGCATAGATCATGTGGGCACGTTGGCGCGGGTATCGGGTGGAGTGGGACGTCAGGGATGACCTCGATTGAGCGGACCGCGTATCCGCGGTTCAAGCGGCTGATCGGCGCACGGGAGCTGCATCTGTTCTTCTCCCCGACCAGCCAGGAGGTGGCCTGGGCGGCTGAGGGCACCGACTCCTACGAGCACCAGCTCGCGCTGCTGGTGGCGCTGAAGTCGTATCAGCGGATGGGTTGCTTCCCCAGGCGGGAGGAGGTCCCGGACGTGGTGGTGGACTTCGTGCGGCGGGTGGTGGATCTGCCGGAGGGGACGCTGCCGGTGTACGCCTCGGAGCGCACGGCTCAGCAGCACCGCACCCAGGTGCGGCGGCGCACCGGTGTGGTCTACGACGGCGTGCGGGCCCGGGCGCTGGCTGAGAAGACGATCCGGGACGAGGCCGCGTCGAAGAACAACCCGGCGGACCTGATCAACGTCGCGTTGGAGAAGCTGGTCGAGGCGGGATATGAGCTTCCGGCGTTCTCCACGTTGGACGCCATGGCCTCGACCGTGCGCGGTGAGGTCAATGATGCGATCTATGCGGGTATCGGCGCCCGGATGAGCGAGGTGGAGCGGGCTAGTCTGCTGGGGCTGCTGGAGGTGGTGGATGTGGGGCCCGGCAATAAGACGTTGTTCAACCGGCTCAAGCAGTCCGCCAAGCGCGCCACCTGGTCGCATTTCCGTAGGCAGACGGCCCATCTGGAGTGGGTGGACGGCCTCGGTGACACCGGGGTGTGGCTGGAGGGGGTGGCCACGGGGAAGATCGCGGACTTCGCCGGGGAGGCGGCCGCGGCCGATGCCGGGGTGCTGAAGGATTACGCGCCGCCCAAGCGGGTGGCGGTGCTGGCGTGCTTGGTGCACAAGGCGCGGATGCGGGCCCGAGACGAGCTGGCCACGATGTTCTGTAAGCGCGTCGCCATCAAGGTCAAAAGGGCCAGAGATGAGCTGGAGGAGATCCGCAGGCATCAGCAGAGCCTGGTGGAGGCGTTGATCGGCAACTACGCCACCCTGCTGCGGCAGGTCGATGAGCAGGGGCCGGCCCATGCGGCCCAGCTCAGGGCGGCGCGGATGACGCGGGCGGCGCTTACGGCGTTGGAGGGTCTGGACGAGCACGCGGGCGCCGATGAGGTGCTGCGGCGATTCGACGGCCGTCTGTCGCCGGCGTTCCTCGCGCTGGCCCGGGGCCTGCGGGTGCAGGCGGGTGCTTTGGGCGCGGTGCAGGACGCGGTGGGCGGTTTCGGCGGGTTCACTCAGCAGTACGAGCAGATCGAGAAGGTCGCCGCGCACCACGGCGATAACTGGGAGGTGTTGTTGTATGCGCAGTTGCGCAAGGACCGCGCGGTGATGTTCGACCTCACCTCGGTGCTGGAGCTGACCGCGACCAGCACCGACCGCCGGGTGCTGGAGGCCCTGGAGCACGCCCGCCGGCACAAGACGGCCCGGGATTTCATCCCGGACGTCGATGAGGATGGCCGCCCGGTGGATGTCTCCTTTGCCACCCAGAACTGGCAGAAGGTCATCCGGGAGCGCGCCCGGCCCGGGATGTTCGTGCGGCGCCACTTCGAGGCGATGGTGTTCGCGGGCCTGGCCGATGAGCTGCGGACGGGCGATGTGGCGGTGGTCGGCTCGGAGGAGTACGCCGACTGGAGCGCCCAGCTGCTGTCGTGGGAGGTGGTGCAGGCCAAGCTGCCGGCCTACCTGGTGGATGTCGGCCTGCGCGAGGCAGGAGACGATCGCCCGTTCGACGCGGCGGCCTTCCGCGCGCAGCTGCACAACAAGCTCACCGCTGCCACCGCGGAGGCCGATGCGAGCTATCCCGACAACGAGGACCTGTTGATCGACCCCGAGACGGGTGTGCCGACCTTGAACCGGCGCAAAGCCGACGTCCAGCGGCCCTCGGCCAAGAAGCTGGAGCAAGAGATCAGGTCCCGGATGCCGGAGCGGTCCCTGCTGGGGATTTTGGCCCGGACCGCCTGTCGCGGGCGTGGGGGGATGGGACGACCGTGGCGGCCGACGGCACCCACATGGACACCTATCTGAACAACCTCCTCGCTGAGACCTCTGTGCGGTACGGCAAGCCCGGCGGCATCGCCTACCACCACATCGCCGACACCTACATCGCGCTGTTCACGCACTTCATCCCGTGCGGGGTGTGGGAGGCGGTCTACATCATCGAGGGGTTGTTGAAAAACGCCTCCGAGGTGCAGCCCACCACCATCCACGCCGACACTCAAGGCCAGAGCCTGCCCGTTTTCAGCCTGGCCCATCTGCTGGGCTTTGAGCTGATGCCCCGGATCCGCAACTGGAAGGACCTGAACTTCTACCGGCCCGGCAAGCAGAGCAGCTACGTCCACATCGACGCGCTGTTCGGCGAGCCGGGCGCCAACGTCATTGACTGGGACCTGATCGAAAACCACTTCGAGGATCTGATGCGGGTGGCGGTCTCGGTGCGCGAGGGCGCGATCTCCTCCACGCTGCTGCTGCGCCGGCTTCGCTCCGGCTCCAAGCGCAACGCCCACTACACCGCCTTCCGTGAGGTGGGCCGGGTGATCCGCACCGTGCAGTTGTTGCGCTACCTGTCGGATCCGGCGATGCGCCGCCGGGTCACTGCGGCCACCAACAAGGTCGAGGCCTACAACGGCTTTTCCGAATGGCTGCGCTTCGGCAACCGCGGGGTGATCGCCGACAACGACCCCGTCGAGCAGGAGAAGACGCTGAAGTTCAACGCCCTGCTCACCAACGCGGTGATTTTCCATAACACCCTGGACATCGCCGAGGTCGTGCGCCAGCTGCAGGCCGAGGGCTGGATCATCGAGCCCGAGGACCTGGCCCAGGTCTCCCCGTACCTGACGGAGTCGATCAACCGGTTCGGCCAGTACGCCACGCACGAGCTCGACGCGGAGCCCGAGGCGTATGAACCCCACCTGGACGTCGACTTCACCAAGCTCGGCGAAGCCGACACCGAACAGGCCGCATGACGCTGGCCGGCTGCTATCGGCAGGTCGCCGGCCCCTGGGGCCGGCGACCCGATGGCAGATGTGGCCTCGAAGGGTGTTTCACGCTGCGGGCGGTTTCACCGCACGCAGATGACGGGCGCCGGCAGGGACGTCCTCGATGTGGCTTTGCTCGATCAGTTTCCCCGCGAGATCGTCCAGGGTTCGGGCCGCGACCACGTTCACCAGACTGCGCCTGGCGGCTTCATCGCTGATGGGGTGTCGGCGGATGGCGACCCATTCGCCGTACCAGTCGGTGATGTCCCCCACCCGACCTGCCGGGGAGCCGAAGAGCCGGTCCGGCTCAGTGATCAGCACGGCTGCGGACAGCCCGCGCATGCCCGCGGCGAGCCGTCCATTCCTCAGGGGAAATCCTCACCCCCTGCAGGGGAGGCCGAACAGCCCCGCGGGCAGGGACTTTCGGCCCCTGCGTATACGGCTGGAACGGTGAGAGCGTGGCAGTGGCGAGAAAAGACCGGTACGGCGGGTGTTGTGCCCGCCGCGGCGGCGCCCCGGGAGGTGGGAAGCGATGATGCCCTGGTACGACCATGACCTCAGCGGGTGGGGCTGGGGGGCGATGTCCGTTGGCATGATCTTGTTCTGGGCTCTGGTCATCGCCGCCGTCGTCGCGCTCGTCCGTGCCCTGAACCGCCCTCAGGGCAGTATCCGCACCCCTGCCGGGCCCACGCCCGAGCGACTGCTCGCCGAGCGGTTCGCCCGCGGCGAGATCGACGAGGAGGATTACCGGCGCCGCCTGGCCGCGCTGCACACCTCCGGCCACCTCACCGGACGCTGATCTCGGGCCGCGCGCCGAGTCGGCCCCGTCCTCCCGAACAGGAGGCCTACCATGAACCTCACCAAGAACGCCTACGGCCTATACGCTCTCGTGTTCATCGTCGCCTGGGTCGGTGCTTTGCTGCTCGGCGTGCCCGCTCATATCCTCATATTGCTGGCCATCGCCTCCGCCTGCCCGCTGATGATGCTGCTCATGATGCATGGCGGCCATGGCGACGGCAGTCGAAATGCCGGCCAGGCGGACCCGCCGGACAAGCACGAGCCTCACCATCCCGGTCCGGCCGGGCCATAGGCGGCCAGGGCGACGGGAGCCCGTCATGGACGCCGTGGTGGCGGTGGTGGTGACGCTGATCGGCACGCTGATCGTGGCGGCCATCCTCTACGACCTGGTGCGCATGATCACAACTGACGAGGCCCGCTGTCCTCCGCTGGCCCGGCTGCGGGGGCGGCGCGCGGCCCTGGAGGCCGCCGAGCGGTGGTGTGTCGGCCTGCGGTTGCACGGCCAGATCGGCTCGTCCACCTACCAGCGGCGGATGAGCGCTCTGGCCCGCGGAGAGCGCACAATCTCCGGGAGGACGTGATGGCGGACGCCGCATACGGCCTGTGGCCGCTGGTGGTGCTCAACACCGCCCTATTTGTGGTGTTCGCCGCGAGTTTCTTCCACCCGCGCAGCAGGCGGGACTGGCGGGCCATGGGCACCTACACCGCGTTCCTGGTAGCGCTGTTCACCGAGATGTACGGCGCTCCGCTGACGGTCTATCTGCTGGGCAGCTGGCTCGGATCGCGCTTTCCGCTGCTGAGGGACACCCACGCCGGCGGGCACCTGTGGAACGACCTGATCGGCTGGACGGGCGATCCGCACCTGAGCCCGTTCCACCTGGCCAGTTATCTGGCGATCGGCGGCGGGTTCTGGCTGATCTCCGCGGCCTGGAAGGTGCTGCATGAGGCCGCTCAGCACGACCGGCTGGCGACCACCGGCCCGTACGCGCAGGTCCGGCACCCGCAGTACGACGGCTTCATACTGATCATGATCGGGTTCCTCCTGCAGTGGCCGACCATCCCCACGTTGATCATGTTTCCGATCCTGGTGTTCGTGTATGCGCGGCTGGCCCGTAGCGAGGAGCGTGAGGTCGCCGACCGGTACCGCGACCAGTGGGAACCCTATGCCGCCCGCACTCCCGCGTTCTGGCCTCGGTGGCACCGCGGGACACCGCCCACCGGGCAGCGGCAGGGCAGCGCTCGGATGGATGAGCACCGCCTGCCGGGTGCGTGAACCCGACCGGGCAGGCAGGCCTCGGCCGTATCGCCCGGACCGTCGGGGGTGGTCAGCCGAACAGTTGGAAGAAGGCCGGGAAGGTACCCAGCACGCCCAGGCCGATCAGGACCAGGGCGACGGCCAGGGCCCGGCGGGTCTCGTACACGCCGGTGCGCATGCGTAGGTGCAGCACCAGCCAGGCCACCAGCCACACCAGCACGGCGGCGGTCGTCTTGCCCGACAGCGGGCCGACCGCGTCGCTCCAGGTCAGCCACTTCTTGACGGCGGTGCTGGCCTCCGCGAGCGTGGTGAGCAGGCCCAGCGCGGCCGAGCCCGCCCCGGCGGCGAGGACCGCCGCCGCGATCGGGCCCTCCGGCTTGGGCGCGCCGGGGACCCGCCGCTCGGCGTCGGGCTTGGTCATCATCGTGTCCCTCCTGCCTCTTGTGCCTCATGCGACCGGCGCGGCCTTGGTGATGAGTGCGCCCAGCAGCCCGGCCACCGCGGCGAAGACGAAGGCCAAGACGAACAGCGTCATCGCGGTCCGGCGCGCCCGCTCGTGGTGGACGAGGTCCGCGTCGAGGGAGAAGACGATGAACACCACTGCCGTCGCGAGGATCGGGCTGATCCATGCGATGTGCTCCTTCCACTCCATCGCGAACTCGTGCCAGCCCGCGGTGCTCTCGGAGGCCAGCAGCCGCGACCTGGGGCTGCCGGGGGCCGGGTCCCGATACCACGGATAGACGATCCACGTGCCCGTGATGTCGGTCAGCCAGGTGACCGTCGCCATCGTGGCTGTACCGATCTTCAGGCGGCGTATCCGCGCCCGCAGGCCCTGGGCGGTCACCAGGTGCGGCCGCAGGCCGTACAACTCCGCCAGCCCACCGGCGAAGGCCAGCAGATACAGCCCGCCCAGCACCACGCCGTGGATCAGTGCCCACCATTCCTGCCCGGTCAGCCTCATGGCCCACCTCCCGTGGCTTTCGCGCACCGTAGAGGCGCGCGGGTGCGTCCGTGCCCGTTGACCCAGCGCCACGCGGGAGCGACATACCGCAGGCCGCCGGATCCGGTACTCCGGAAGCTCCGGCCAGGGCCGAGAGCACCTTCAGCCGGGCAGGTCCCGGATCCCGAATCCCGGCGGATCATCACCGGGAACGGGCGCTCAGCGGGCGAAGACCCCGCGCGCGGTGGTGACGCGCTCCACCTCCGGACGCAGCAGCATGACCACGGAGGCCGCGGCAAGCCACAGCGCGAACGCGATGCCCATGGCGTAGGCCAGGAACATCGCGGTCCCGGACAGAGCGGCGAAGAAACTGCTGACGCCCGCGACCAGGCCGATCACGGCGACGATCATGCCCAGCCAGCCCAGCCACGGTCCCGCCAGTTCCCGGCGTACCATGGCGGCTCCGGTGCTCACCGCGAACAGCGCCACCAGCAGGCCGACCGGTCCGAGGGAGAGCTGGTGCATGCCGTACAGGACGCGCACCGCCTCGGACTCGCCGAGCCCCACAGGCCGGGCGATCAACGTGGCCAGCGCGGTGAGCGGCACCATGCCCAGCGCGCACACCGTGGCCAGGCTCACCCCGGAGACCAGCACCACCGGCGAGAACGCCTCCGCGCCGCCCTCGGCCCGCTGCAGCACGTGCCGCAGGTGGGCGACGAACCACAAGAACGCCACCGCGGCCAGCGTGACCAGCAGGGAGGCCGTGAGCATCCCCACCCGGTGATCGCCGAGGTAGCCGATAATGGTGGCGGCGGACGCGTCCAGCCCGGGAGGGCTGGGAGCCGTCACGAAGGCCGCCAGCAGCAGCACCGCGGCCACCAATCCGCTGGCCGCTCCCAGACGCTCCCAGGATCGTTCGTTCATGGCCGCCTCCCGTTGTCGAGAGCCATTGGCGACACCGATCGCCGAGCCCGCTACGCCAGTGGCAGACCGGAGACCGGACGGAGCCCGGCGCGCAGGCAGCCCGTGGCTTCACCCCCCTGTCCCGCAACACCAAGCAAGTCGTTTGATTTCTACCCATTTGTGGCTATCTGCTACCTCGGTTATCTGGGGTGCCGAGGAACCGTCAGGCATGTAAGGCACGTGCAGGACTGGGAACTTGCCTGACAAGTATTCGGGGGTTGTAAGGCACGTCGGTCATGTGCGGAAACCTGGCCTCCCGACCTCTGAGACCGGCTCAGCCGGTGTCCGCGCTGGCTCGGCGTTCGGGCAGGATGGATCCCATGCAAGGGCGCGGCTGGGTGGCGATGGCTCCAGGGCGGCTGTACTACCGCGGCCAGATCGACCCCGGGAGCCTGCACGCCCACCACGCGGTGCAGTTGCTCGTCGGCGACGGCCTGGTCCTGCGTGGATCGGACGGCATCGAGCACGCCTGCTCCGCCGCCCTGATCCCCGCGAACGCACCACACGCCATCGTCGAGGGGACGCTGGAAGGTCTGGTCGTGCTGATGGAGCCGGCCTCGGTCGCCAGTCGAGACGGCAACGCCGCCACCTGGCGGATCGAGCTCGGCGAGCGGGTCCAGGCGGACGGGGTCGCAGCGGCGGAGGCTCTGGTCGCCGCGGTCACCGGTGCGCCGCCTCCCGATCCGCGACATCCGGCGCTGATCGCAGCGGCGGATGTCATCGAGGACCTGCTGCCCGGCGGGGTACGGCTGGGCGAGGTGGCGCGAGCCGTACACCTGTCGGAAAGCAGGTTGTCCTGGCTCTTCCGCGAGGAGCTCGGGGTGCCGTTCCGGCCGTATGTGCTGTGGGAGCGGCTGCGCCGCGCGATGGGTCTACTGTCGTCGGGCCGGTCGTTGACGCAGGCGGCGCATGAGGCGGGCTTCGCCGACGCGCCGCACATGACCCGGGTGTTTCGCCGGATGTTCGGCGCCTCGCCGTCAGAGCTGGCGCGGGATGTGCGCTGGGTATGACGGCGGGTTCGTTCAAGCCGCAGTGTCCGCCTCAGGGCCAGGCTTGGCGTTGTGACGAAGATTCTTATCATCGGTGCGGGGCAGGCTGGACTGGCTATGGGCTACGAGCTGCGGCGGGCGGGGCACGAGGTGCTGCTGCTGGATGGGCGGGCGCGGGTGGGTGACTCCTGGCGGGAGCGGTGGGACTCGCTGCGGTTGTTCACCTCCGCGCGGCACAGCTCGCTGCCAGGGCTGGCCTTCCCCGGTCCAGGCAGCCGCTACCCGGCCAGAGACGAAGTGGCCGACTACTTGGCTGCCTACGCCAAGCACTTCGAACTGCCGGTGGAGCATGACGCGCACGTCCGGTCGCTCCGCCGTACCTCTAACGGGTTTGTCGCGGTCACCGACCGAGGGACGCACCACGCGCCTGCGGTCGTGGTCACGACCGGACCGTTCCAGACTCCGTTCGTGCCGGAGACGCACCTGCAGATCCCGTCGCTGCACAGCTCGGACTATCGCTCGCCCGAATCGTTGCCCGACGGCCCGGCTCTCGTGGTGGGCGGCGGTAACTCCGGGGTCCAGATCGCCGCCGAGCTGGCGGCTAGCCGACCTGTCACGATCTCCCTGGGCGCACGTCAACCCGTGATGCCGCAGCGGATCCTGGGCTCCGATGTGTTCAGCTGGCTGAATGCCCTCGGGATTGTGCGTGCGCCGGTCACCGGGCGGCTCGGGCGGCGGGTCCAGGCGCGGGATCCGCTCATCGGGCTGGGACCACGCGTGCTGCGGCGGCGGGGAGTCCGGATCGTCGACCGGATCG
Coding sequences:
- a CDS encoding DUF4158 domain-containing protein, producing MTSIERTAYPRFKRLIGARELHLFFSPTSQEVAWAAEGTDSYEHQLALLVALKSYQRMGCFPRREEVPDVVVDFVRRVVDLPEGTLPVYASERTAQQHRTQVRRRTGVVYDGVRARALAEKTIRDEAASKNNPADLINVALEKLVEAGYELPAFSTLDAMASTVRGEVNDAIYAGIGARMSEVERASLLGLLEVVDVGPGNKTLFNRLKQSAKRATWSHFRRQTAHLEWVDGLGDTGVWLEGVATGKIADFAGEAAAADAGVLKDYAPPKRVAVLACLVHKARMRARDELATMFCKRVAIKVKRARDELEEIRRHQQSLVEALIGNYATLLRQVDEQGPAHAAQLRAARMTRAALTALEGLDEHAGADEVLRRFDGRLSPAFLALARGLRVQAGALGAVQDAVGGFGGFTQQYEQIEKVAAHHGDNWEVLLYAQLRKDRAVMFDLTSVLELTATSTDRRVLEALEHARRHKTARDFIPDVDEDGRPVDVSFATQNWQKVIRERARPGMFVRRHFEAMVFAGLADELRTGDVAVVGSEEYADWSAQLLSWEVVQAKLPAYLVDVGLREAGDDRPFDAAAFRAQLHNKLTAATAEADASYPDNEDLLIDPETGVPTLNRRKADVQRPSAKKLEQEIRSRMPERSLLGILARTACRGRGGMGRPWRPTAPTWTPI
- a CDS encoding SHOCT domain-containing protein; protein product: MMPWYDHDLSGWGWGAMSVGMILFWALVIAAVVALVRALNRPQGSIRTPAGPTPERLLAERFARGEIDEEDYRRRLAALHTSGHLTGR
- a CDS encoding DUF2933 domain-containing protein; protein product: MNLTKNAYGLYALVFIVAWVGALLLGVPAHILILLAIASACPLMMLLMMHGGHGDGSRNAGQADPPDKHEPHHPGPAGP
- a CDS encoding methyltransferase family protein: MADAAYGLWPLVVLNTALFVVFAASFFHPRSRRDWRAMGTYTAFLVALFTEMYGAPLTVYLLGSWLGSRFPLLRDTHAGGHLWNDLIGWTGDPHLSPFHLASYLAIGGGFWLISAAWKVLHEAAQHDRLATTGPYAQVRHPQYDGFILIMIGFLLQWPTIPTLIMFPILVFVYARLARSEEREVADRYRDQWEPYAARTPAFWPRWHRGTPPTGQRQGSARMDEHRLPGA
- a CDS encoding helix-turn-helix transcriptional regulator, encoding MQGRGWVAMAPGRLYYRGQIDPGSLHAHHAVQLLVGDGLVLRGSDGIEHACSAALIPANAPHAIVEGTLEGLVVLMEPASVASRDGNAATWRIELGERVQADGVAAAEALVAAVTGAPPPDPRHPALIAAADVIEDLLPGGVRLGEVARAVHLSESRLSWLFREELGVPFRPYVLWERLRRAMGLLSSGRSLTQAAHEAGFADAPHMTRVFRRMFGASPSELARDVRWV
- a CDS encoding flavin-containing monooxygenase; its protein translation is MTKILIIGAGQAGLAMGYELRRAGHEVLLLDGRARVGDSWRERWDSLRLFTSARHSSLPGLAFPGPGSRYPARDEVADYLAAYAKHFELPVEHDAHVRSLRRTSNGFVAVTDRGTHHAPAVVVTTGPFQTPFVPETHLQIPSLHSSDYRSPESLPDGPALVVGGGNSGVQIAAELAASRPVTISLGARQPVMPQRILGSDVFSWLNALGIVRAPVTGRLGRRVQARDPLIGLGPRVLRRRGVRIVDRIVETTGRTLRTALGEEVTPSVVIWATGYRPDYSWIQVPGALTDSRPVHEGGISPVSGLYYVGLPFQRSRGSALLGWVGGDAAPLAHHCHTFLTGRE